In Ornithodoros turicata isolate Travis chromosome 1, ASM3712646v1, whole genome shotgun sequence, the DNA window TGTAAAGGGGGGGTCGACTTATATGAAGCGTGGTTTAACAATTGCTTCGTTACTTCTGTGTGTGGTTGTCATGGAAGGCAGTATATGAGCGCTTTCAGATAGCAGGCGATCCTCTATGCCAAAGAAACCAACAGCGGCACCGCAAAGAGCAAGTTTCGTGCGTCAGAGAAGTGCATCCCTGGATGGTGCGCACAGCGCGAGAAGCTTTGCTCGTGTTCAAGCACGTGCCGTTCGTCCCATTGTCCCAAGCAAGACAACCATGTGGACATCGAAAAAGAAGTTGCAGAGTGGGTTGACCAACAGCAAGACAGAAGACTTGCGGTTTCGTACGAAGATATAGCAACGAAAGCCAAAGCCATTGCGAGCAGTCTCGGAGTCCCTGCAATGCATTAAATGCTTAGAAGAAGTGGGTTGCGAACTTCATGAAGCGCAATGGACTTTCGCTACGACGAAGGACAATTATCTGTCAAAAGTTGCCCGAGGCATACGAGAAAAGCTTCAAGCTTTTCAATCGCATGTCATCCACCTGCACAAGGAGACATCAGTGAGAAGGAGAAGGAGGCAATGTTTAATGCGGGTTACGGCTTGGTGGTCATTCCAGGTGGATTCATGTGGCTCGTGCAGCCAGAACAAGCTGCTCAAGGACCGCTAGGCTGAATCCTATAACAAGTAAACCTTCTGACGACTCCATCTGGGCATGCCAGGCGAGCGCCACTTAGCACTATTGCTCAGTGGGTAAGCTATGCATGCAGGAGCTTCCACAGGGAACAGTACATAAATCATTCTCAATTTCTCAAATGTGGCATCTCAAATGCCCTCAACGGCACCGAAGACGACAAGCCGTAGATGGACAATGACGAAGAGGGAGACACTCTCTCAGACGATGTGTCTAGTCATGACGACGATTATAAGTATTGGACTTAATCTTTCGCaataaatattttttattgatGATGCACCGTTGTGATTGAGTGAGGGTCCTATACATGGAGTATACCTATACGCGGCAATATACGGTACCTTATGGTCCCTTCACATGTTTTCCTTCAGCGCGTGATTTGTCACTTCGATTTCCAAATTGTGTGATGAACTACAGTCCGCAAGCCCAACTAACCTGATTACCCAAAGCGTAATCTGGTTAGCTCGGCTTGCTACACCAAAGCTACTTACAGGTGCGTGCTGGAATACTTTTTGCCATTCACCATCACAATGGAACGGAAACTCTTTTCTATACCTTCCTGAAAATACAAGGCACATTAACCGCACAGTCACAACTTTGCCCACATACAGTTTTATATCTGGGGTGCGGGAAGTTGTTCTTTCTTGTCCAGTTGATCAAGACGGTCTTCGGTAGGCTTGACATGTCGAACATATTTCTGAAACAGTTCAAGGCATGAGAGGGAGTAAAGCTGGAACCACGTGGCACGTATCTCGGCACGAGAAACGCACCGTAGTACGCTTGGCACAAAATTTCACACGCCGAACCGGTTTCTAGTCCGTACTCGAGCGCATCAGCAGCCTCGATATTTCACGGGGACGGCAACATGGCAATCGCAGCGTGGCACGCGTACCAAGCTGGAACTGCATGGGGCGTATTTCAGGCCGTCGTGCTGCTGGTTTTACGCCCTGCAATACGCCCCATGGAGTTCCAGCTTAACGTAGCGGTTGCTGAAGCCAATAAAATTCAGAAAGACGTATACAACACTTATGCCTAACAAACGACATTCTTCAGTCAAAACATGAGAGagaatgtttttgttttttttttctggctgtTTATTCATACCTCACAAATTTGGCTTCCATTTGCCATATTTCGTCGTTTCCAACTTTGCACTTTTTCAGAGAGCGTTCTGGGCCCTGATCATCATTTGGTAGCTCCCTCAGCTTCTGAGCCATGTAGTGTAGCTCTTTCTGCTTGGCATTGTATATTGTATCCATGTTCCACAgcacactgcaaaaaaaaaaattaaaaaataaaataaaaaaataaaaaaaagaaacagaaaaactttgaaATTTATCTGTACGTTTAAGCAGAAAAATATACAGAGGCTAGCTCAAACTGCAGAAAAGTGCCAATCATGGAAGTGAatcttctgaggctggaacacacaaacagacaaacgtGCCAGCGTAGTGTAAGGGTAGCGACCGGCAATCGAGAGGCGATTGGTTTGTTTCTCGCTGCTGTCTGGCTTTATCGACAACTGCCAATCATGTTTGTATACAGGAATTTTGCATTTTATATCCAAGTGAGCATATGTGCGAGTACGCATGTCTTGAGAAAAATTACCTCTGGAGCAGTGCTTGTGTCCTATTACACTACTGTGTGTTGCACAGCTATAAAATGTGCCAATGCCTATAAAAGGACATGATGCTACACATCATACCTTCTACAGGTGCTCAAACTTTGCAATTCACATGGGCTCACCAGATTTCTTCCATTTGTTGACTTGCTAAGAGCTGCTTTCCTCTTTCCGATTCTTGGAGTGAGCCAAGCATTTGCTGAACACAGTACTTTGTGTTGGTAGCTCTGTTGTCGTACTCAATGGCCTGCACATAAATTTTGGAGACGTGTTACAGAAACATAAATTAGTAGTAGAAATACAGCAAGCTTCATTAGTCACTCGAAATTTTTTAGAGCACCCTCATGCAGCAAACTTACAAAGCTGAGATAAGATCTGATGACATCATCGAGAGGCTTCAACCCATCCCGACAGAATATTGAGCAGTTGCTCTCTGCCTGGCGTGCTACCATCACCGATGCTGCACCAGTTGCCTGCCGAAACAGCTCAATATCATCAAAACTTTTTATTTCACCACAGCCACCACTGCAACAGAACAGGAAGGGTACAGAAAGATCCTCCTTTGATGCATACATGACGCTGCAAGGGTTGAACTGTCTGTAGTATCGCATATTGTGTCACGCTAAATAAGATTCTGCCAAACAAAAAGtgtaaacgaaaaaaaaaagcagttcaGTGTATCAGCACCTAAGTGTATCAGACCTGCGAGACAGTACAATCTGTTCCAAAGTAACTCAGCTATCACACAAACTTTCTCATCTCCTGTATTTAATCTCAGTCACATTTTCACTTCTAAACCAACCAACTGAACTCTTTTGTACTTTGCTATAACAGGAATGGTGAGATGTTCGGCCATGGCCTTGATGACGTAGTTTCGGTTGGGATGCTGCGGCCTCTCTTCCTTAGTTCGGCCATGCACCGCTATGGCTTTGACTCCAGTGGACTCAATCAGTTTTCCTAAGGATATTGtctcttcaacctatgagagcaAAGTTCAAGCTGCAACAAGGAAAATCTCTCCAGCAATGAAACGTTCTACATGTGCATTTAGTGTACCTCTTCAAGAACTCTGATCTTGCAGGTCACTGGCAGGTGTGTGTTTTGCACAAGACTCGTTAGTATTGCTTTtactttttctctctgtgtCAGTAGGGCCGCTCCCATTCCACcctgaaagtttttttttttatcttcctTTTATTCCTGCACCAAGTTCCATCACCAAAGCTTCAGTGTCCATTTCCATACCTTAAGTGAAAACTCCTTTGGACATCCCATGTTGACATCGATGCCCGAAACATCCTTCTCACTAGGTAAGAAAAATTGTCAGTAGATGTGTAGGCATCCCATTGTGTTCAACAACGTTATTAATTGTACTGCTGGGTTAAAACAACCAATAAGTTTCCACATACACAAACTTGGCCACCTGAACTGCTCTTTCTGGACTACATGTTCCCTGTtaaaaaaagttcaaatgtcacTTAGTCTAGTCCTACTTTCTGTCATAGTTATAGGCAAATTGTTTGTCACATAACAAGTGTCTATGATAGCACCGCCACACCTCAGAACTGTTGCTGTCAGTGGCAGACTATCACATGCATGCTTACAATTTGCAAGATGACTCGTCCCTTCTCCTTCTCACATGTTCGAAACACAACCTGATAATCATCGTCAATATAGTCAACTGTGCCTAATATTTCTGAAAAGTAAAGataccatcatcatcacgtaAGGGTATGGGCACCGCGTGTTCTTGCATGCTCACTGTTTTCTATCCTCTTGCATTTCAGAAGTTTGTAGTCAATAAGCTCCTGTGGAATGAACAGATAGGGTGGTTGCTCTTAGTTGCTGTTATCAAAAAGTTGCCGCAACCCAGAAATACGAGTATATGCTAATGACAAACACGTGCCACCCGTTACGATTTAAATAATTATAAATTTAGATACTGCAGCTTCAAACCTTTTGTGTGAGGGACTTACCTCGGTGTAGACTAAGTCAGCCCCGTAATGTAAAGCGAGGAGTCTCATGGGCAATGTGCCCACTCTTACCATAGGAGCCAAAATTATCTTATTTCTATAGTCTATCACACGTGTCATGTTTTCGAAAATGTGTGTTATCTAATGTGCCGCGTCCAAAGTAAAACACGTAGGACATAGTCAAACCCACGACTGGTCAACACCAAGGCGCAGTCACACGCATGTGGTTACATCCATGGAAATCCGCAtctattaaaaaataaaaaaaatcactaaaaACATCCTACATTAGTTGCCAGAACCAGAACCAGAACTTCCATCTCCTATCTGTAAACCTAGCTCAAGAAGGCGTCATAACGTCACATCTAAATATCACAGATAGGCGAACAAAGAACAGTAGAAATACAAGTGTGAACAATACTAATGGGAACCATCAACAATCTTAACTCTTCCTTTTCCAGCCCAGCTAAAGTCGGCGAAAATTCATAGGTTAGAAAAGGCCACTATGGTTGCTACAGCCATCCATCAGTCGTTCAGTCACAAAGTCAATCCAATCCTCTGTAATCCAATGCAGTGTTGATgacacgacctactctatacttcTATACTAGAGgcctggacagctggcgatcccctatgggCCTATGGGAgtgggagagacgggtcacgggttagttacgttagtgaccgctgcaagcgccacatagcattattggggagagggaatcacccttgccaccgcctttagtctgctacgcagggatacacaggctgttgctaagcacgcgctattatctctctcatactgcttcgtcgttgtcaaccatggaggaaggaaacacaaggagcggcccctccgacagttttctatcgggacgagcgtagccggcctcgcattgcattctgggatgctcctgtctgcCACGTGACCgttcacgtgaccctccagacagcatggctccagcaaagcagacgacgcgagctgtagttgtgttgcagttcagatggcagtattacggtgaacgcgtgcttgcactttatttctgtgtgttacgaatgtttactgttctattagaagaccagtcacagtgtgcagaacgcaaaaggagtacgcgggaccggaaaccttacgtgtggcaacggttacttccaacatatgtacttttcttgactaagtggttaagaatgccgttccattaatcagatttgtacaacaactgaagctatgaaatgaatctgtggcagagtttgaggtcccaaatgaacaattcaagatgactcgaagacacacgggcgactaaagcaagttaccgtgtacttacgaacaaaacgcgttcccgtgacagagctgatttcagttcaacgagagcggCAGcggggacaggaacacattaccatacgtcgttcctacgacggtgctcacattttcacaataaattacttccaAGAAGCAATATAATACGGACAGCAGCGCGAGgaacaaagccttgcaaaaccgaaactttagaggggatcacgtggtggacaggaagcaatggcgattttgacccgagcgaccgctagagggtggctacgctagtctggagggaagagccgctccttgtgtttccttcctccatgttgtcaacacagcctaccatacatcaccgcggtttcgacaagtcacgtggtaacgaatagtgcgagctagcgccaaatcccatagccaagcggcgattgccagaactactaccccggtgctgggagcattgcgcATGTCCAGTTCTCTAGTATCATGGTTGATGACTGCAGCGGGCGGTGTCTATCGTGAGGAGCGATACACTGTCAAATGATGAATACGACAAAGGTAAACTGCAGGGAAATTTTCTAAATGAATATAGCCGTTTCAAAGGTCCGTAGGTGCACATACACCTTTTGAGTAGTCATTGCATCTCATAACATTCGGCTAGATTGCACACGTATTGCATCATTGCGCTGAGGAGTGGGCATGTGGCATGGCGTACTACATGGAACGCCTTCAGAAACACTAAATGATAATGCTGTTAAGCTTGTGTTGATAGATTAAACAATTAATGGTTCATGATGCTCATACAATAGCTTATGTTGAGTAAAATGCACGTGGAGCATACCATTTGTAAGCCGTATACATGTAATCAAGGACCGGAAATCAATAATTGTGGGTCGTGCAGAGGAGCTTGCCTGTAAGTAATAAATTGCAGTTTGGCGCCGTTTCGTTGCATCACGATAGTTTGTAAACCATTACTGATGCATTGATGGCAAAAGTGATGTCGCAGTGGGGgattgtgtgtgtgcgtgcgaaAGTTACTTCGCGGATGAGTAGACGCCTCCACTTGTAACTTTATTTTGGCAATGTGCCTGACCATGATtagcttttttgttttatttatttacatacacTTGCATTTGGGTTGCCTGTCACTGCGCTTGCTATGGGTGTCAGAAGGCAGTTACTGTCGATTAGGATGTCCAGTTCTGCACGACTTTCATTATgacgatatttttttttactgatcCTCTAAATAGGACATCTTAAAGTATTGAGTTACGGTATTAAAGCATGAGTAACAGATCCGTCTTACAAAAAAGTGACGTGTTTTGACATGGAAGTTTTGACatgcttaaagggacggtctcgtacaccctggcccatccacaaagcgtaccattcgattcctcattgctgaaaacgtaatactgtgaattcgctcgtccagaatcgtcacggttattaaataaatgaattaagttgataagaacagcgccagcacattgcgatttctgttggcaacagcgatatccgctacgatggctgaccgcttattggatgaacaattcgtctgctctcgcgccgttttgcagcggtgagagcagacgacttccaaaaggtgctcgaggatcacggcgacggcagtaaatttgctgcatgtggtctggtcaaacgaaagacgtgtattgtaaaatgtggccgaacaacaatgtcaatacgtctcgcatcttcatttcaagcgggagtttacgtggatgacttcacctaataaaggcagttgacgcttatttactaacttgtctcgcatcgttcggtattttgagcaattctagttcgtcttacctgcgaaaagaatattccgtatggaagtggtggaaatgtaacccgggtgtataacaactcttttgtcgacgacaatgtgacgaaagtggatatagaaaagcacctgttgggagtcacatactcgaagcatcttcaacaaaaggtctgattgtcacacgcgtgcgtgtactccgcacgtttcgttcacgatgcatatgaggtaagagacgttctgcgagcacgatatgtacgggacggcgccggacgcagctcaaactaaaagatgtcgaccgtcacgcagtcaactgttagcggcaacagtgtccaaagaactggatgcgcgcagtattgaaatgtaggtattactttgttgataatggccaaaagtgatgtgtacagaaattgtcggcaccgcacgaaacggcagtcccgcgtacctcggtagtattgcgagaaggaagtgcttgatccagcaggctacatcttgttttgcatatagcctctctaaggtattatccctaccggagcagtatatcgccaaactatgctcaataatgttgtcttgtaccccttcagtagctgacattaactgatgagagtggcactccttcctgtgccagaatcaacacctactaatgggtcacaaatataaCGACTCCAATTCGcaggcttcacagctctatttaatttttcccagcacattgctgatgtgagaaaagtactgcataatataaatatgtaagttatatccacaaatcagtgttgtgattatatgatgttcaagcagcaaaagacaagacaaccttgttgacaggacaggacgacaggttgctcagagcttgctgcttgtacatcattatgactacccaataccaacaacccaattttaacacaattggtcagtgctgtggacgtacattataataagggacaataaaagatgactacataaacactcaacttccgcaacctttatattcaacgtgctggacatgttagtctgcaacccctgatatcgaatcaaaatgtgagccagtatgggctcatgaacacaccggtgcaacataagcaaaaataagactgacgacatgtcgacaagctgcaaactgctgttccatcttacaaatttgtcatgcatgTCTAggttttttcatattttttaaacatttacccatctttcatattcaacgtgctggacatcctagtgtgcaacccctgacacaaccaaaatctgagccagtatgggctcatgaacacaccggtgtaacatcagccacaataagccagacgacatgtaaacaggTTGCagaccgctgttccatcttacaaatttgtcatggacgtctaggtatttttgatatttttgaaagtttttaaacatttccacatcttttatattcaacgtgctggacatcttagtgtgcaacccctgacacaatcaaaatctgagccattatggctcatgaacacaccagtgtagcatgagcaaaaataagactgacgacatgtaaacatgttgcaaaccgctgttccatcttacaaatttgtcatggacgtctaggtatttttgatatttttgaaagtttttaaacatttccacatcttttatattcaacgtgctggacatcttagtgtgcaacccctgacacaatcaaaatctgagccagtacaggctcatgaacacaccggtgtaacatgggcaacaataagccagacgacatgtaaacatgttgcaaaccgctgttccatcttacaaatttgtcatggacgtctaggtatttttgatatttttgaaagtttttaaacatttccacatcttttatattcaacgtgctggacatcttagtgtgaaacccctgacacaatcaaaatctgagccattatgggctcatgaacacaccggtgtagcatgaacaaaaataagactgatgacatgtaaacatgttgcaaaccgctgctccatcttacaaatttgttatggacgtctaggtatttttgatatttttgaaagtttttaaacatttccacatcttttatattcaacgtgctggacatcttagtgtgcaacccctgacacaatcaaaatctgagccagtatgggctcatgaacacaccggtgtaacatcagccacaataagccagacgacatgtaaacatgttgcaaaccgctgttccatcttacaaatttgtcatggacgtctaggtatttttgatatttttgaaagtttttaaacatttccacatcttttatattcaacgtgctggacatcttagtgtgcaacccctgacacaatcaaaatctgagccagtacaggctcatgaacacaccggtgtaacatgggcaacaataagccagacgacatgtaaacatgttgcaaaccgctgttccatcttacaaatttgtcatggacgtctaggtatttttgatatttttgaaagtttttaaacatttccacatcttttatattcaacgtgctggacatcttagtgtgaaacccctgacacaatcaaaatctgagccagtatgggctcatgaacacaccggtgtaacatcagccacaataagccagacgacatgtaaacatgttgcaaaccgctgttccatcttacaaatttgtcatggacgtctaggtatttttgatatttttgaaagtttttaaacatttccacatcttttatattcaacgtgctggacatcttagtgtgcaacccctgacacaatcaaaatctgagccagtacaggctcatgaacacaccggtgtaacatgggcaacaataagccagacgacatgtaaacatgttgcaaaccgctgttccatcttacaaatttgtcatggacgtctaggtatttttgatatttttgaaagtttttaaacatttccacatcttttatattcaacgtgctggacatcttagtgtgaaacccctgacacaatcaaaatctgagccattatgggctcatgaacacaccggtatagcatgagcaaaaataagactgacgacatgtaaacatgttgcaaaccgctgctccatcttacaaatttgtcatggacgtctaggtatttttgatatttttgaaagtttttaaacattttcacatcttttatattcaacgtgctggacatcttagtgtgcaacccctgacacaatcaaaatctgagccagtatgggctcatgaacacaccggtgtaacatcaGCCACAATAAgtcagacgacatgtaaacatgttgcaaaccgctgttccatcttacaaatttgtcatggacatctaggtatttttgatatttttgaaaggttttcaacatttccaaatcttttatattcaacgtgctggacatcttagtgtgcaaccccagacacaatcaaaatctgagccagtatgggctcatgaacacacaggtgtaacatgagcaacaataagccagacgacatgtaaacatgttgcaaaccactgttccatcttacaaatttgtcatggacgtctaggtatttttgatatttttgaaagtttttaaacattcccacatcttttatattcaacgtgctggacatcttagtgtgcaacccctgacacaatcaaaatctgagccagtatgggctcatgaacacaccggtgtaacatgagcaacactAAGCcagacatgtaaacatgttgcaaaccgctgttccatcttacaaatttgtcatggacgtctaggtatttttgatatttttgaaagtttttaaacatttccaaatcttttatactcaacatgctggacatttaagtgtgcaacccctgacacaatcaaaatctgagccagtatgggctcatgaacacaccgccataacattagcaaaaatacggctgttccatcttgcaca includes these proteins:
- the LOC135377607 gene encoding tRNA-dihydrouridine(20) synthase [NAD(P)+]-like; amino-acid sequence: MTRVIDYRNKIILAPMVRVGTLPMRLLALHYGADLVYTEELIDYKLLKCKRIENKILGTVDYIDDDYQVVFRTCEKEKGRVILQIGTCSPERAVQVAKFVEKDVSGIDVNMGCPKEFSLKGGMGAALLTQREKVKAILTSLVQNTHLPVTCKIRVLEEVEETISLGKLIESTGVKAIAVHGRTKEERPQHPNRNYVIKAMAEHLTIPVIANGGCGEIKSFDDIELFRQATGAASVMVARQAESNCSIFCRDGLKPLDDVIRSYLSFAIEYDNRATNTKYCVQQMLGSLQESERGKQLLASQQMEEICVLWNMDTIYNAKQKELHYMAQKLRELPNDDQGPERSLKKCKVGNDEIWQMEAKFVRNMFDMSSLPKTVLINWTRKNNFPHPRYKTEGIEKSFRSIVMVNGKKYSSTHLEKNKKYAEQAAAVVALFSLGLIDKSMIRGSAAGLPIDSSYKLK